In Actinomadura citrea, a single window of DNA contains:
- a CDS encoding YnfA family protein: MTIARSLVLFALAAVAEIGGAWMIWQGVREHRGGWWIGAGLVALGLYGFVATFQPDAHFGRVLSAYGGVFVAGSLAWGMVMDGFRPDRWDVAGAAVCVLGVLIIMYAPRV; this comes from the coding sequence ATGACGATCGCGCGCTCCCTGGTCCTGTTCGCCCTCGCCGCCGTCGCGGAGATCGGCGGCGCCTGGATGATCTGGCAGGGCGTCCGCGAGCACCGGGGCGGCTGGTGGATCGGCGCGGGCCTCGTCGCCCTCGGCCTGTACGGGTTCGTCGCGACCTTCCAGCCCGACGCCCACTTCGGCCGCGTCCTGTCCGCCTACGGGGGCGTGTTCGTCGCCGGTTCCCTGGCCTGGGGCATGGTCATGGACGGTTTCCGCCCCGATCGCTGGGACGTCGCCGGAGCGGCCGTCTGCGTCCTCGGCGTCCTGATCATCATGTACGCCCCACGCGTCTGA
- a CDS encoding MDR family NADP-dependent oxidoreductase has product MMTREIHLTAQIAGVPGPEHFTVAQSQIDGEVVVRTDYLGLAATYLELMRPDCHLPIPAWQPGRRIGVMAIGTVLRSACPDLEEGDLVQSMSGWSTHSAGPAASYFRLDPGAYPDPSYHLGQGPTAYYGIAEVAKVGQGDTVFVSGAAGGVGSLAGQISRNLGAKKVIGSAGSQAKADYLVDELGFDAAFDYHHDPVAALKELAPEGITVFFDTVGGTLYDAALDVAAPGARFALCGSLSTQLGGAPDRFPEPDRTAAQARQVELLPFSCHHTPEQISAWHHHFRTSLDQGRFVYPRTVVETGIDGVPGAFLSMLRGDHRGNVSVRLT; this is encoded by the coding sequence ATGATGACTCGCGAGATCCACCTGACCGCCCAGATCGCAGGCGTCCCCGGCCCTGAGCACTTCACCGTCGCTCAGAGTCAGATCGACGGCGAGGTCGTGGTGCGCACCGATTACCTGGGCCTCGCCGCCACCTACCTCGAACTCATGCGCCCCGACTGCCACCTTCCGATCCCGGCCTGGCAGCCGGGCCGGCGGATCGGCGTCATGGCGATCGGCACCGTGCTGCGCTCGGCCTGCCCGGACCTGGAAGAGGGTGACCTGGTCCAGTCGATGAGCGGCTGGAGCACGCACTCGGCGGGCCCGGCGGCCTCCTACTTCAGGTTGGACCCGGGGGCCTACCCCGACCCCAGTTACCACCTGGGCCAGGGGCCGACCGCCTACTACGGCATCGCCGAAGTGGCGAAGGTCGGCCAGGGCGACACCGTGTTCGTCTCCGGCGCGGCCGGGGGCGTCGGCTCGCTGGCCGGTCAGATCTCCCGCAACCTGGGCGCGAAGAAGGTCATCGGCAGTGCGGGCAGCCAGGCGAAGGCGGACTACCTCGTCGACGAGCTCGGCTTCGACGCCGCCTTCGACTACCACCACGACCCGGTCGCCGCGCTCAAGGAACTGGCTCCGGAGGGCATCACCGTCTTCTTCGACACCGTCGGCGGGACGCTGTACGACGCCGCTCTCGACGTCGCCGCGCCAGGAGCACGGTTCGCCCTGTGCGGATCACTGTCCACCCAGTTGGGCGGTGCACCCGACCGCTTCCCCGAGCCCGACCGCACCGCGGCCCAGGCCAGGCAGGTCGAACTGCTGCCGTTCTCCTGCCACCACACGCCCGAGCAGATCTCCGCCTGGCACCACCACTTCCGCACGTCGTTGGACCAGGGTCGCTTCGTGTATCCGCGGACCGTGGTCGAGACCGGCATCGACGGCGTGCCCGGCGCATTCCTGTCCATGCTCCGCGGCGACCACCGAGGCAACGTCTCCGTGCGGCTGACATGA
- a CDS encoding helix-turn-helix transcriptional regulator, translating into MANTSSRTLTLLSLLQSHRHWSGADLADRLGISERTLRRDVDRLRELGYPVRASRGTDGGYQLAPGAVLPPLLLDDEEGVALAVGMGNAAQSGIADVEEAAVRALTKVMQVLPPRLRARVNALRAMTVSATPTGPVVPADVLTAIAQACRDQERLCFQYTARGGSQTEREVEPHRLVALGGRWYLAAYDLARHDWRSFRLDRLTRPRSTGAGFRQRPLPGGDAAAFVRASAQVPTAHTVVALVHAPAEQIRRMVGQWGRIEPVGQDRCRLTMVSTSLDWPTQALGNVGAAFDVIEPPEFVDHLRDWGTRFLDAVDRSAAPAEEKP; encoded by the coding sequence ATGGCCAACACCAGTTCCCGCACCCTCACGCTGCTGTCGTTGCTGCAGTCCCACCGCCACTGGTCGGGCGCCGATCTGGCCGACCGTCTCGGGATCTCCGAGCGCACGCTGCGCCGGGACGTCGATCGCCTGCGTGAGCTGGGATACCCGGTGCGGGCGTCCCGGGGCACCGATGGCGGCTATCAGCTGGCGCCCGGCGCCGTCCTGCCGCCGTTGCTGCTCGACGACGAGGAAGGGGTGGCGCTGGCGGTCGGCATGGGGAACGCCGCGCAGAGCGGGATCGCGGATGTGGAAGAGGCGGCGGTGCGCGCGTTGACCAAGGTGATGCAGGTCCTCCCGCCCCGTCTGCGGGCTCGGGTGAACGCGCTGCGCGCCATGACCGTCTCCGCGACGCCCACCGGACCGGTCGTCCCGGCGGATGTCCTGACAGCGATCGCCCAGGCGTGCCGGGACCAGGAGCGGCTGTGCTTCCAGTACACGGCGCGCGGGGGTTCGCAGACCGAACGTGAGGTGGAACCGCATCGTCTCGTGGCGCTCGGGGGCCGCTGGTATCTGGCGGCCTACGACCTGGCCCGGCACGACTGGCGCAGCTTCCGCCTCGACCGGCTGACCCGGCCGCGCAGCACCGGTGCGGGCTTCCGGCAGCGGCCCCTGCCCGGCGGGGACGCCGCCGCGTTCGTGCGGGCCTCGGCCCAGGTGCCCACCGCTCACACGGTCGTCGCGTTGGTCCACGCCCCCGCCGAACAGATACGCCGGATGGTCGGCCAGTGGGGCAGGATCGAACCGGTCGGCCAGGACCGTTGCCGGCTCACGATGGTGTCCACCAGCCTGGACTGGCCCACGCAGGCGCTCGGAAATGTCGGCGCCGCATTCGACGTGATCGAGCCGCCTGAGTTCGTCGATCACCTGAGAGACTGGGGGACGCGGTTCCTCGACGCCGTCGACAGGTCAGCGGCCCCAGCCGAGGAGAAGCCCTAG
- a CDS encoding DUF397 domain-containing protein, with translation MDLSYTTWRKSSRSLNNGGECVEMAGLAGLPGAVAVRDSKDPDGPVLLLTREALRTAVQAAAPTNR, from the coding sequence ATGGACCTGAGCTACACGACGTGGCGTAAATCGTCTCGCAGCTTGAACAACGGCGGCGAGTGCGTCGAGATGGCCGGGCTGGCGGGGCTGCCGGGGGCGGTCGCGGTGCGGGACAGCAAGGACCCGGACGGGCCCGTCCTGCTCCTGACCCGCGAGGCCCTCCGCACCGCCGTCCAAGCGGCGGCCCCCACCAACCGCTAG